In one Eschrichtius robustus isolate mEscRob2 chromosome 15, mEscRob2.pri, whole genome shotgun sequence genomic region, the following are encoded:
- the RPL31 gene encoding large ribosomal subunit protein eL31 produces MAPAKKGGEKKKGRSAINEVVTREYTINIHKRIHGVGFKKRAPRALKEIRKFAMKEMGTPDVRIDTRLNKAVWAKGIRNVPYRIRVRLSRKRNEDEDSPNKLYTLVTYVPVTTFKNLQTVNVDEN; encoded by the exons ATGGCTCCCGCAAAGAAGGGCGGCGAGAAGAAGAAGGGCCGGTCCGCCATCAACGAGGTGGTGACCAGAGAATACACCATCAACATTCACAAGCGCATCCATGGAGT GGGTTTCAAGAAGCGTGCCCCTCGGGCACTCAAAGAAATACGGAAATTTGCCATGAAGGAGATGGGAACTCCAGACGTACGCATTGACACCAGGCTCAACAAAGCTGTCTGGGCCAAAGGAATAAG GAATGTCCCATACCGTATCCGTGTGCGGTTGTCCAGAAAACGGAATGAAGATGAAGATTCACCAAACAAGCTCTATACGTTGGTTACCTATGTACCTGTCACCACTTTCAAAA ACCTACAGACAGTTAACGTGGATGAGAACTAA